The genomic stretch ACCCTTTTCTTTGATGGTGGAAGGTTATCAGCATCTTCCATTGGATAAAGAAATCGAGATACCAATTACAACTTAAGAACTTCTTTAACCAAGCTTGAGCACAGCAAGAGCAGCAATCAAGAAAATGCATTTGTTCATTCAAGGATAAAATTCAAAGTAATGATAGAACAAAAGTTATACGAACAAGGACAATATGTAGTACTACTTTATACACATGATCCCAACAAAAAAATCAGAACCTGCAAAACATTAGCATTGAGATAGCATGAAACAGATTCAAGAAAGACCACAAATGCCATCAATCTGAATTCATAAGTAACCTATTTATCTTTCTTAACCAAGAATATCAAAATCCTAGTAAACAACAGAGCCTAGAGTATACATGTTGTGAACAGCTCAAtcaatcaatatatatatatgcaggTGGATCAATTTACACTTGCCATAAAATgccacaaaattcaaaaaggattaacaaaataaaagattatGGGGCATAGTGAAATTCATTTCAAATCAATTCACAGTAAAAAACGATAATCTCTCTTATCCTAACAGATGCATTTAGATACAGAACAAAAATTGCAGAAGTAGTTACTTAAATACTAAGGAAAAgacaaacaaacaaataaaattagtcATTTTCTAATTCCTTTTCAGAAAAGATAATATGAGCTTAATTACTATGCAGGGACTGTGAATTTTACACTACCATCCGATAACATGTTTCCATTTCTTATGCTTTAACCGAAATTGTATGCAAAATTAAATCCAATCCAATTCAAACAGTATAACACTTGAAAATTGAATCAAAATATTCAGAATATAACATGTAACGGCTACATATTCAAACTTCAAGGCATAAATGAACGATAACAAGgaagagatataattattattaacacCATTATCAAACAgcagaaacaaaagaagagTATGTGAAGTTAAAACCCTAAGacgaagaatgaagaagagaagaagagggaACTTCACGCAGGTGGCACCTGAATCGAATTGTGTTTCTTCTTCAACCAAATCCATAAAGtaatttctttattattttatttctatttatacTCCCAATCTTGTAGTAATCTTTGCTGAATAAATGGTCAAATCCTTAAACTATAAAGATCTCGTTTTCAAAATTACTCGTTCTTCAAATTTAGAAGAAGAGTGGTTTTTCAAAGACGAAATTTTTAGTTTGTAGTAATCTCTTTAATCGTTTTCTTATAGGTAATTTCTTTAATCATTTTATATTGctattttcattttattatttaattttatattttttttgtgactgaaaataacataaagaaaaagaacttaaGAGAAAGAGTAGGAATCCTCTCTAATAATAATGTCTAAACTATTAGGAGGCAGCAACCACTCCAAATATACCTGCTTGTTAAAAGCAGCAGTTTTAGCCATTAAATCAGTCACTCTATTTGCTGTGCGCTGAATGAGTATTACCGTAACTGTCCAATTATCAGTTTCACATATGACCTCTTTAATTTTGTCAAGCAGATCAAAGTCCTTCCTAATCATGCTGGTTGTGTCTCGCGAAACAAGAAGAAACGCATCAAGATTATCAGTTTCACAtatgacctctttgcactcgcAATCCCAAACCATAACAAGTTCTCTCCAAATAGCATGAAACTCACAACAGAGAATAAGCTTTTATCCAAATTTTCATGTTGTCTCTAATAATATACCAAAAGCCAGCTAATTGCTCATTTTCAAAAACGCTTGCATCGCAGTTCATTTTACCGACATTTATCAGAGGTGGTTTTCAGTTATATTGCAAAGAGGAAAGGGTAATATGTTTTTGGGTGGTAATGACATTGGAGAAATCTCGAGCAGCATGTTTAGCCAAGTGAACAATTTTTCCCCTACTCCATGGATCATCTTGATGGAAAATATCATTGTTCCTATTCCTCCAAATCCACCAAAAGGCTGCTGGAAAGAGGAACTCATTTTTGTTGAGGTTAAAACGAATTCAAGACACAAAATCTAAACCAGAATCTACAACAATCATTCCCAAGTTTAAGCTAATCCAAATCTGAGAAGCTTTTTGGCAAGTCCTAAAGTAATGGTCAATATCCTCTAGAGtaatttaatcattttttattcctttttatgatgatgttttgatttttttaaacttATTGGTACActgttaaataatttttaattataataattttttatataaatttataattatactacatatatataaaaattaattattaaatcagTCACTTATATATTAacatatacattaaaaataaattaaatacatatatgtatatataaaaatataataactgattttttttgtatatatagtatttttatttattgttagattaaaaatttattgttagTATTACTATTAgcaaaaaaaagtatataattaaatgagcaaatatttgaatttggctgaattaataaattttctctttttaatttgtttctCGGTGACGGCCTTTTTTACATTTCTTATCTTTGTAAAACCAATATAATCCAATTggcttttatttttaaataatataatctaaATCAACCAAgcaaattattaaaattaaacaaaacccACACACATACaacacaattttttattttggattaTAAAACATTAGGATAAAAAACGTAATTAAGCTAAGATGAGAAAGTTTTTACGTGAATCCGCCAAATCGAATTCTGCTTCATAAATCAATCAATGCATGTTTGTATGTAATTTGAACCAAgtcaattcgaactccatttGAATATAATTGAATTTActgatatattttatttgattcattTAAATAtgcttattaattaattatttattttatttaattgagataaatatcaaattatttaatatcttttgatcatattaataataactaattaattatattaattattttatttaattaaaataaattaattaattttattttaattggtattatttttcactttatatattttgattaataatttttaaaaatattctaatcaattatttatttatttggttgagataaatatcaaattatttaatattctaTTTGATCATATTGACTATAACTAAttaattctattaattttttgatttgactaaaataaataaattttatttaatgtttAATTATCCTTACTCAAATTAATTTTACCATAAGAATaagtaaatttcaaattttactCATAAATCGTgagaaaatattttcaaattaagcTAATaatgttatttaaaaaaatatttaagaagataaattctaatataaatatttaatttaatcacaaactatatattactattaataaataattattatactttaaaaatgtaaaaataaaattattattcattgattttattatctttaatattaaaaataattaaattttaaatttaattaactttataaaatttttataacaaaaattactatacatatttttatttaaaaaattaaaaaatattttgtatatctatcttgaaataaaaaaaaatattgtaaattATTTTGGACCAATAAATTTGTTACCGTTATGATAAGATATCATGCATTCAATTGCgtatttatcttatcttcagctgttttagtatatttttaaactaataagAAAAACGGTTTCAATACAAAACAACTACTTTAACtcaagaataaataaaatatattgtaaaattttaacattaaacgttgattatattattttgattataagAATGAAATAATAGCATAATATAAAACAGTTctagataaaaattttaacaaaaacagttctcataatagttttttttgttataataataaagaaaataatttaaGGACAAATTTTATCTCAAGATATATTATATTTGTTCTCTCAGTTTTAACATAAGAATAAAAAGATTTGAGAATTTTACtcaagaattataagaaaatatttacaaattCAACCACAATGTTATTTAAAaagatctttaaaaaaaaagtttaatgtAAATCACATAATTTAATcgcaaattataatttttttttttttggtttgcaCCAGGGTATCCATCAGGCCGAAAGTCAGTCTAATGACTAATTCCTCGGGTACTGCAGAGGCACATAAAGTGGGCGACCCTCCCAAGCAAGCAAGCTCCATTCCCATCCTCCAGTGAATATCGAACCCGGGAGAGATGGTTAAGGAACACAAACCCTCATCCATCTGTGCCAACTTGCGTTGGTCgcaaattataattttactcgGGATGTTTAATATTTGGGCCGTCTCAAAATTCGGTCCGTACTTAAGAATATGTTTttacaaattcaaatttttttgtaaCAGTCCCAATAGTGCTTTCTCTTGTAGTGTTCTAAGGTGTTGCCGTTGCTGTAGTCCTCGTGGTAAcgtctctttctcctcctcctccttctcctatatatatatatatattcaacaAAATCATTAAGTACAGGAATTTTAATGCATAGTATATATTCCAAAACAATAGCAATAGAAGTATTTATGAGCTATGCAGCAAAACTATTAAGTATAAAAATTTTGTAACAGAAAATTTATCACTTGGGGGGAATCTACTCAAACTACAATAGAACTTGTCTCAGATATGAAAAATTTAGCAATATAAACGGTACAAAAATAAGAGTGATTTTGAAAGGAGAATTCACTGCAAGGTACCTCAATGTCGGATgaattgtgttatttgtatttataATTAGTAGGATACGTAGTTACGTACACATAATGGTAAAGAAAACATATTGTACCTGATTCCAGCGAAAGTTAATTTGGCACGCCTTAGAACTCCTTGGCAAAACTTTAGCTCTCGCACGATCCACCTGAATATCAAGTGACTCCAAAACAAGTCCATGTTGAAGAACATAGGCGAAAAAATCTCTATCATCTCTGGATTCAAAATATCCTTTAATTTTAATCACTTTCAGATGCGATGCAAGACAAGTAGGAACCTTCACTGGGTGTTCCCATCGTCGTGACGGATGTGGATCCTAGCAAAAAACAACAAATACACTTAAAAATAATTGCCagcaaaacaacaaagttaTACAAACCGAAGCTTGAACATGAGAACTCAAAATACCTTATTAACAAGGTCAGTGATAAAAACAATAACAAGAACTTTAAGCATGGGACACTTCTCAAGCATATTCATTATATATCTCGTGTCGAAACACCCAACAGCAAGCTCTAATCTACGTAATGAGGTCAATTCCGGAATAAGATCCGGAGGAGCCTGGGGCAAACAAGTAAACACTAAGTCACCCAGGACCAAACTCCTTAACCAGCGAAACTCCACAAGAAACTTGAGCACAAAGCCTCGCGAAGTAACGTTGATAGTAGCTTCCTCCACATTGTGCAAGTTGGAAACACAGATCGAGGGAAACTGCTGCCTACATTCGATTCCATAAATTCTAACAGGGTTGAAATCTGATCGGAAGTTCAATTTCTTCAAAGAAAGAGGAAAGTGAATTCTCAATCCGACCTCGCTGACTTGACGGTTTAAGTCAAGAATGAGAGTCTCAAGAGCAGTGCAGTGAGAGAGAAGCTCTGCCACGTCATCAATAGAGGCCTCGACATTGTGCATCTCCAGAGTCTTGAGCGATGGCAAGCGATAACCGCACGACGAAGAAGAAGGCGAAAGGAATGTTATGTTGCCGCCGCTTAAACGGAGAGTCACGAGGGAAGCGCAGCTGAAAACGCTGTTGGGAATAACGAATTTGCGATCGGGGAGACCGAAGATGGAGAGCTGGAGGTCCAAGTTCAATTCCTGGAGGTTTGGCCCTGAAACTTTTCTAATGAACCACTCCACAATGGAGTATTCATCGAATTGAGCTAGGTCACAGGTGAGACGAAAGGTTCGAATTGGCGGCGCTTTGCCGCGGGAGAGAATCCAATCAACGATGTCGAACAATCGCTTTCGTGAACAGAACTCTGGCCATGTATCGTTGCGGTTATGATATTGGATTTGGTTGAACTCGAAGTGTTGGAGGTCGTGGCAGAGGTGGGTCCATCGGCGAGAGAGGACGGTGGTGGAGAAAGCGGTTTTGGTAGGGAGAAAGGAGAGGATGTGCAAGAGTATACAATCCGGCAGGTCGCTGATCCTGTCCATGGCGATTAGGGTTTCTTTGCTTCTGTGCTCTGTTACTCCCCAGAGTGCCGCAGTTTCCTCTTCTCCGTTCCATCCAATCTATTTATAGTTTTAGATTCGGGTTAACTTTTTGGATGAAATATCTTTttcgagttatctttttttaaatgatgttaggtaacataaaaataattttatgtttagatatcttatataaaaaaatatttttatttattaattatatttagatataataatataaaattttttatttatttattatatgaaaaatatcttttttaaaatttctttaaaaaaatataaattacaactttttaaaaaatatttttttattttttagtatttttttaactttattactaaaaatttatcaaacacactaaaaaataaaaaaattattttttattaaaaaaattatcaagaTAATGACACCCAAATAAGCACATTATAATTCTTCTTATCATGTTTATAAATTTTCCGGgaatttatttatcaattatcgTCAGTATTTTTTGGGTTCATTTTGTCAACCATGTGACTTTTCGAACATCATTTTAATAGTTTactctttattttctattgtaTATTATTAAAgccatatttttttaattaataacataGATGACCAagcatatttttaaatatatttacacatgtattttatttgattcatttaaatatgtttattaattaattatttattttatttgattgagataaatatcaaattatttaatatcttttgattatattaattataactaattaattatattaattattttatattaattatttaatcaatCAAGAAAATGCATTTGTTCATTCAAGGATAAAATTCAAAGTAATGATAGAACAAAAGTTATACGAACAAGGACAATATGTAGTACTACTTTATACACATGATCCCAACAAAAAAATCAGAACCTGCAAAACATTAGCATTGAGACAGCATGAAACAGATTCAAGAAAGACCACAAATTCCATCAATCTGAATTCATAAGTAACATATTTATCTTTCTTAACCAAGAATATCAAAATCCTAGTAAACAACAGAGCCTAGAGTATACATGTTATGAACAGCtcaatcaatatatatatagagagaggaATGCTAGGGGCCAGtaattttaatggtgtgagattacatCTAATGGTGGGAGATCACTCACTTTTGTTTTGATAGTTAAGTGCTGgccaaaaaatacaaaaattgcTGGCCTCTTAGACttttccatatatatatatatatatatatatatatatgcaggTGGATCAATTTACACTTGCCACAAAATGccacaaaattaaaaaaggattaacaaaataaaagattatGGGGCATAGTGAAATTCATTTCAAATTAATTCACAGTAAAAAACGATAATCTCTCTTATTCTAACAGATGCATTTAgatacaaaacaaaaaatgcaGAAGTAATTTCTTAAATATTAAGGAAAAgacaaacaaacaaataaaattagtcattttttatttcattttcagAAAAGATAATATGATCTTAATTATTATGCAGGGACTTTGAATTTTACACTACCATCCAATAATATGTTTGCATTTCTTATACTTTAACCAAAATTGCATACAAAATTAAATCCAATCCAATTCAAACAGTATATAACTTGAAAATTGAATCAAAATATTCAGAAgtagaaaattatataaaatgtAACGGCTACATATTCAAACTTGAAGGCATAAATGAACGAGAACAAGGAAGAGATATGATCATTATTAATACTATTATCAAACAGCAGAAACAAAAGAACAGTATGTGAAGTTAAAATCCTAAGAcgagaaatgaagaagaggagaagagggAACGTTGAATCGAGTTGTATTAATCTTCTTCAACCAAATCCTTTAACTAATTTCTTTATTATGTATTTCTATTTACACTCCCAATCTTGTAGTAATCTTTGCTGAATAAATGGTCAAATGACTCAAATccttaaattataaaatctcGTTTTCAAAATTACTCGTTCTTCAAATTTAGAAGATGAATGGCTTTTCaaagatgatttttttttagtttgtagTAATCACTTTAATCGTTTTTttatagataatttttttaaagattttttcttaaataaattaaaataattaattattttttcggAAAAGAATTTTTAGCTTTATTTTTGAGGATGCCATTTTTTTGGGAAATAACAGTAAGTTTGCCGCACCCCAACgaactttataatttatatagagTTTGCCTTTATACAGAGTTCGTCGTACTACGGCAAACTCTATGATGAGTTTGGCATACTATTTAAACTTGGTGGAACCATTTTTGTTtgtccctttcttcttctattctctctTCCAAATTTTTTCTGTAACTCTTTTTTGTCTTTTCGACATCCgtaaagtttggtgttgacgatATTCTCAGTTTCAGGTTAGTAAATAATAGTCtattttcttatcttaattagaattatttcttttgcttatgtaAAGTTACTGTTTACATGTTAGATAAAATTGTTAGGTATAGATTTTTTGTTGGTTAGAATAATAGATTTACtgtttacatgttagttagttagacGTACTTTTAATTGTTGTTATGTTAGGTAGATATTTTTATGTTACCGTTTTTCAGTATAGTTACTGTTTATTGTCTATAAACATGTTAATGAATATAAGAAAGTatattattagttaatttagtCAGAGTTATTAGTTTGTGTTGTGAATTATAAGGTAATTAGTggaataattaattatgttaacTTAGATAAGAAAGAAACGTGAGCAATAAAATTTAGGATTAATCTCTACATACAAGTGTTTTGCGCGTACAAGCTTTACAAGTTTGAAGAGAACGAAACCCAATAAACGCGCTGCTTATGTTACGGGCCTCTTTAACAAACTTTTAAGTCAATCCAAATCAATTAATGCGTGAATATATAActtctatttttcaaaagatttcgtttcctttttcgaatttcttgccaaatttgttCGATCTCTTTTCGTGCGTTCTCTTTTTGCCTTCGATCTCCTtctgtttttttaatttttatggtttctgaaatcaagctttgaaattgttttgaagataatggaacttcaaaaatacacccaaacgattatagaaatatatccaaaggattacagaaatacacccaaattgTTACAAATAAActaaacgattacagaaatacacccaaaggattacagaaatacacccaataTCAGAGGGGAGACAGTATATTTCTTCTTAAAATCTTTTAATGTTTTGCTGGTTAAGGATGAGGCACATGGCAGAGACAATCTAGAAAAAAAcctagaagaacagtaaaacaaTACCTTAAATAATGTTTCTTCGTTTTTCTGGTGATTTTTTATGGAGATTTGTATCTTTTCCTCTtgatttcttctactcttcaCAGAATTGTTGTTTATTTCGAATGTCGCTTGAATCTTGACGGTTTGcgttttgattgaggaagaagaagaagagtgcGGCATAATGAACGTGTTGTAAGGCGCGTGCATTGGACGCTCAATTTAAAGGAGTGCTGCGCGTGTTTTTTTCTCGGATTTGGGCCAACTTGTATAGCTTGTAAGCAAAAatgcttgtatgtgtagcaggtctctaaaatttaaagttgagttagttataaattaattagttaCGTGA from Arachis stenosperma cultivar V10309 chromosome 9, arast.V10309.gnm1.PFL2, whole genome shotgun sequence encodes the following:
- the LOC130951921 gene encoding FBD-associated F-box protein At4g10400-like, with amino-acid sequence MDRISDLPDCILLHILSFLPTKTAFSTTVLSRRWTHLCHDLQHFEFNQIQYHNRNDTWPEFCSRKRLFDIVDWILSRGKAPPIRTFRLTCDLAQFDEYSIVEWFIRKVSGPNLQELNLDLQLSIFGLPDRKFVIPNSVFSCASLVTLRLSGGNITFLSPSSSSCGYRLPSLKTLEMHNVEASIDDVAELLSHCTALETLILDLNRQVSEVGLRIHFPLSLKKLNFRSDFNPVRIYGIECRQQFPSICVSNLHNVEEATINVTSRGFVLKFLVEFRWLRSLVLGDLVFTCLPQAPPDLIPELTSLRRLELAVGCFDTRYIMNMLEKCPMLKVLVIVFITDLVNKDPHPSRRWEHPVKVPTCLASHLKVIKIKGYFESRDDRDFFAYVLQHGLVLESLDIQVDRARAKVLPRSSKACQINFRWNQEKEEEEKETLPRGLQQRQHLRTLQEKALLGLLQKNLNL